Genomic window (Candidatus Eisenbacteria bacterium):
TACTCCTACTCAAGGATGGGCTTTAACCACGTAATTTTGGCGTGCGGACCTGCATTGACAAACACCAAGCCGTTATCGCGAAAGGAGTATTGAGATGCCGTCAGGCGGATGCTTGTTTACATTCTACACACTCACGTCGCTTCATGCGGGGGCGGGTGAGTCAACTGCTGCTGTTGACCTTGCGATTCAAAGGGAGAAACACACGGAATATCCCGTGGTTTATTCCTCAAGCATGAAAGGGAGCTTGCGGTGGCACTTTCAGTGCAAAGGACACGCGAACATTGACCAGATCTTTGGGAGTAAGGATGAAAAAGATGGCTCTGGCCAAGTTGTTTTCACCGATGCCAAGATTCTTTTCTTCCCGGTCAGATCATCTGAGGGCGTATTCAAGTGGGTCACATGTCCGTTTGTTCTTAATCGCCTATTTGACAGAGATCTCCTCTTTCTCGGAAATGGCGCTGACCACGTGGAGTTTTCAGGACCTCCCGATGCCACGGGGATAGGATTTGGAGGCGGTCCGGAGACAACGCTGCTGCTGGAAGATTTCCCAATTAAAGTTGGGAATAACTCAA
Coding sequences:
- the cmr4 gene encoding type III-B CRISPR module RAMP protein Cmr4; amino-acid sequence: MPSGGCLFTFYTLTSLHAGAGESTAAVDLAIQREKHTEYPVVYSSSMKGSLRWHFQCKGHANIDQIFGSKDEKDGSGQVVFTDAKILFFPVRSSEGVFKWVTCPFVLNRLFDRDLLFLGNGADHVEFSGPPDATGIGFGGGPETTLLLEDFPIKVGNNSTKYATLKSYLKKLLEEFVDENTIWERLIIVSNNVFKTLVTSSTQVIARNEIDYATKTSKNLWYEEVVPADAVFYTIMTPTYRDNGVIADLAEHTSTQIMQIGGNETIGYGFVRMSANLAGQILGALSAAETIAESSTP